The segment ATCTCTATGATAGCTCGTCCTTTGCCTCCATCGCCCAGTCCGTACTGGATTTGCAGCCAGATGGAGTAGTCGCTGCCCCGATATTTCATCATGAGTCATTGGATTTCTTTGGGCAGCTCAAGAAGCAGAATATCCCGTTTGTACTCTTCAACACCAACCTGACCGAACTGAACCCTTTGTCATTCATTGGTCAAGATCTGTATCAGAGTGGCAAAGTCGCGGGTGAACTGCTCAGCTACTGTATCGAACCTGATGATCAGATTGCGGTCTTGCACATCTCAGAAAGCATCGAAAACTCCGTTCACCTCAAGGCCAAGGAAAGTGGATTGCGTGATTTTGTTCAAAAAGACTACCTTGTACAAAGCCATGATCTCAACAATGTAGATGATCCTAATTTTGAAACAGAGGTAGAAAGAATTCTGCGTGAACCTGAATTAGGAGGTGTGTTCGTGTCGACATCCAAAGGCACGCACATCATCGCTTCGATCCTGGAACAATGCGACCTCAGACATATCAAACTCGTAGGCTATGATCTCCTCGCCAAAAACCTCGAACATCTACAAAGAGGAAACGTCAACTTTTTGATCAACCAAAACCCAAAACGAATGACACTG is part of the Reichenbachiella agarivorans genome and harbors:
- a CDS encoding LacI family DNA-binding transcriptional regulator yields the protein MSDNKNIRIKDIAKMAGVSVGTVDRVIHKRGKVAEDIQKKIEKVLKETGYKPNLLARTLGSNKAVKIAILIPDPDQDEYWALSQAGIDQSLQEWSQYNLELSAHHFDLYDSSSFASIAQSVLDLQPDGVVAAPIFHHESLDFFGQLKKQNIPFVLFNTNLTELNPLSFIGQDLYQSGKVAGELLSYCIEPDDQIAVLHISESIENSVHLKAKESGLRDFVQKDYLVQSHDLNNVDDPNFETEVERILREPELGGVFVSTSKGTHIIASILEQCDLRHIKLVGYDLLAKNLEHLQRGNVNFLINQNPKRMTLVGISHLTNYLLFHKDMPSKELFPLEIITPQNVDSYIQSRIH